A region from the Lycium barbarum isolate Lr01 chromosome 8, ASM1917538v2, whole genome shotgun sequence genome encodes:
- the LOC132606818 gene encoding proteasome subunit alpha type-4, whose translation MSRRYDSRTTIFSPEGRLYQVEYAMEAIGNAGSAIGILAKDGVVLVGEKKVTSKLLQTSTSTEKMYKIDNHVACAVAGIMSDANILINTARVQAQRYTFAYQEPMPVEQLVQSLCDTKQGYTQFGGLRPFGVSFLFAGWDKNYGFQLYMSDPSGNYGGWKAAAIGANNQPAQSMLKQDYKDDMTREEAVQLVLKVLSKTMDSTSLTSDKLELAEVYHTNGKVKYQVHSPESVNRLLIQYGLTQPAPEAT comes from the coding sequence ATGTCAAGAAGATATGACAGCCGCACAACTATTTTCTCCCCAGAAGGTCGTTTATATCAGGTTGAATATGCAATGGAAGCTATTGGAAATGCAGGGAGTGCAATAGGTATCTTAGCTAAAGATGGTGTGGTGTTGGTAGGTGAAAAGAAGGTCACTTCAAAGCTTCTTCAGACCTCAACATCCACCGAGAAGATGTACAAGATTGACAACCATGTTGCCTGTGCTGTGGCTGGAATAATGTCAGATGCCAACATTCTCATTAACACTGCTAGAGTTCAAGCTCAACGATATACTTTTGCTTATCAAGAACCAATGCCTGTCGAACAGTTAGTTCAGTCTCTGTGCGACACCAAGCAAGGCTACACGCAATTTGGTGGGCTTCGTCCATTTGGTGTTTCCTTTCTTTTTGCAGGCTGGGATAAGAACTATGGATTTCAATTGTACATGAGTGATCCAAGCGGCAATTATGGTGGTTGGAAAGCTGCAGCAATTGGAGCCAACAATCAACCAGCACAGTCAATGTTGAAGCAGGACTACAAGGATGACATGACAAGAGAGGAAGCTGTTCAACTTGTTCTGAAGGTGCTCAGTAAGACTATGGATAGCACTAGTCTTACTTCGGACAAGCTTGAACTGGCAGAGGTATACCACACCAATGGTAAAGTCAAATACCAAGTGCACTCACCGGAATCCGTGAACAGGTTGCTCATACAGTATGGATTGACCCAACCTGCTCCAGAGGCCACCTAA